The following are encoded in a window of Bacteroidales bacterium genomic DNA:
- a CDS encoding BlaI/MecI/CopY family transcriptional regulator gives MEKLTYQEEEAMLILWRLKKAFVRDILDQYPEPKPPYTTLASTVKNLERKEYVTGRKYGNIFEYTPVVSEKEYKKQFMSGFVKDYFSDSYSNLVTFFAREHRISADELKEIIRLIENQENP, from the coding sequence ATGGAAAAATTAACCTATCAGGAAGAAGAAGCCATGTTGATCTTATGGCGTTTGAAAAAAGCTTTTGTCAGGGATATCCTGGATCAGTACCCGGAACCGAAACCTCCGTATACAACACTGGCGTCTACCGTGAAAAACCTGGAACGTAAGGAATATGTTACAGGCCGGAAATACGGGAATATTTTCGAATATACTCCCGTTGTATCTGAAAAAGAATACAAAAAACAGTTCATGTCGGGTTTTGTGAAGGATTACTTCAGTGATTCCTACAGCAACCTGGTCACTTTTTTTGCCAGGGAACACAGGATTTCGGCCGACGAATTAAAGGAGATCATCCGTTTAATTGAAAATCAGGAGAACCCATGA
- a CDS encoding AAA family ATPase, translating to MNRKSYRFFVITGGPGVGKTTLLEALKEQGYKCVPEVAREIIREQMESDGDALPWKNKEWYATLMLERSVRSYLETEAGVAGNEPVFFDRGIPDTLCYAGMIGMKFPKKVMRDISKYIYCPEVFLLPPWEEIYHTDGERKQDWEEAVLTYKNMRETYLNYGYRILEVPKVNTEKRVEFVLGYI from the coding sequence ATGAACCGTAAAAGTTATCGTTTTTTTGTGATAACCGGAGGGCCGGGCGTTGGAAAAACCACTTTACTGGAAGCCCTGAAAGAGCAGGGATACAAATGCGTGCCTGAGGTTGCCCGTGAAATCATCAGGGAGCAGATGGAATCAGACGGAGATGCTTTACCCTGGAAAAATAAGGAGTGGTATGCAACGCTGATGCTTGAACGCTCTGTCCGGAGTTACCTGGAAACAGAAGCCGGTGTGGCAGGAAATGAGCCGGTATTTTTCGATCGCGGAATACCGGATACATTGTGTTATGCGGGAATGATAGGAATGAAATTCCCGAAGAAAGTCATGCGCGACATCAGTAAGTATATATACTGTCCGGAAGTATTTTTGCTCCCTCCATGGGAAGAGATCTACCATACGGATGGCGAAAGGAAACAGGATTGGGAAGAAGCTGTACTGACCTACAAAAATATGAGAGAGACATACCTGAATTACGGATACCGGATACTGGAAGTACCGAAAGTGAATACGGAAAAAAGGGTGGAATTCGTTCTGGGATATATATAA